The genomic window AAGTCCTGCACCTTGTGGTTGAGGTACAAAATCAGCTATAGTTGTTGTTCCAGCAACTACTGCCGCATGAGTAGTATCGTAACCAAGTGATCCAAAAGAAGCATAGTGAACATGCTCGTCTACTCCACCTGGAAAAACATACTTGCCAGTAGCATCAACTATTTCTTCAGCCTTAGCATTCAGATTAGTACCTATAGTTACAATTTTTTCTCCTTCAACCAAAATATCTGCTTTATACTCATCCGTTGCAGTTAGTACTGTACCATTTTTAATTAAAATACTCATTAATATCCCCCCAAAAAAAATTTTATGGGTCTAATTTTTAAAAACTAGCGATGCAGTCTAGCATATGCTAACTTATAAACCTTTAAAATATTTCAGAGTTTATTTTAATAAAACTTTCAAATAAATACAATTATGATTAAGTCTGTATATTGGTAAGGCTTAAAGTCAGGTTCTAAAATAATGTTTCACCAATTGAATTTTATGCAATCTGGAGGTCAAGTGCCTATACCAGCACTTGACCATTACGGCGTTATATTTTAACATTATATTCAATAAACCCTGTAGTTTTTATTTATTATTTTTTTTATATACACTTTTATCTATGCCCTCCAAATATTTTATCACGTTTTCTAATGGCTCTACGTCCGCAAATTTAGCATCCATATCAAATAAGTTCCACTCAACAACTCCTGGTACTCTGTCACCAATAGTACCTTCCGGAACAATTGTTTTAAACCCATATCCAGTTGAATCCATAACAGTATGTCTAACACATGCACTTGCTGTTGCTCCCATTACTATTACTGTGTCAACCCCTAAGTTAACTAAAGTCATAGCCAGATGTGTCCCAAAAAAATTGCTTGCGTACTTTTTGTAAATAAGTGGCTCTTCTGGTTGTGGTTTAATCTTAGGGTCAATTTCAAGCCAATGTGAATTAATATCTAGTGCATGCATTGGAATTTTTTCATCCCATTTTGGTAAATCCCATTGTTTTTCTCCTGTGTACCCAGTAGTTGAATGGAAAATGGGAACCCCCGATTTTCTTCCAGCTTCCAGCACCTTAAGGGCATTAGCACATATCTCCTCAGATTTATCACATGTAAATGGATGACCTTCCGACATCCAAGCCTTAGCCATGTCTACTGTTGTTATTGCAGGTGCTTTACCATACCCCATTCTTTTTTGAAAGCCTCTTTCTTTATAAATCCTTTTAGCTTCCTTAAACGCCTGCTCCAGCATTTCTAGGTCAAAACCATACTTTCCGCCAGTGTCTTTAAACTTAGGATCTGGAACCATTTTTGTCATTACCATCAATCCTCGTATAATATATTTACAGTCAGTTATTTAGTATATTTTCCAATTCATAAATGACTGTATAAGAAAACTGAATTGGAATTACCAAAAGGGATGTCCTTGATGTATAATTCTTAAAGGATTACACGAAGGCTGGTTCTTTTCACTCCTGTTGCACCATTACGGTGGCTTCTCCGAAAGACTGTTCCCTTGTTCATTATGTTAGCTTCAGACCCAGGTGTTGTTCCAGGTGGAATGGTGGCTGTGTAGCAGTAGCCGTTACACCCATCCACTAGAGTTCTGATTGTGCGAGGGTGTTGATGCATTCTGATTCAAGGATATCCCCTTTGGTAATTCCATTATCCCAACTATGAAAGGTGGTGTTTACTATGAAAAAACATATGCTTTCCACTCTCTTTGTTGGTGTGGATGTGAGTTTACGCTCTCAACACGCCGTAATGTTAGATTTTTTTGGAGAGCAGCTTGCATCCTTCCCATTCCCCAATAATGCATCCGGCGCTTCGCTAATTATCTCTGAAATAATTAAGCACGCCTCTTCTATTGATGCGACTCATGTAGTTGTTGCTATGGAATCTACTTCTTTTTACAGTTTCCATTTATGCAACTACCTCTTTCAAGCTCCAGAGCTTGCTGCCCTCCACACAAAGGTTTACTGTCTTAACCCAAAGGTCACTAGGGCTTATCAGAATACCTTTGTGGATGTGGACAAGGATGATCCTCATGATGCCTACGGCATTGCCGATTTTGCAAGAACCGGCAAGATTACTTCAAAACCTTTTCAGGGTTCCCAGTTTGTAGCTCTCCAGCGCCTTACCCGCGCCAGACTACATCTGGTTGAAAATCTTTCAAGAGAAAAATCCTATGTCCTAACTAATATGTTTATAAAATTTAGTGAACTGGCAGCCATTAGTATCAAAGACTCTGACTGCCCATTCTCTAATAAATTTGGAGCAACATCTATGGCTGTTCTTGAAGAAATGTCACCAGAGCAGATCGCTTATGCCCCTTTAGAAGAACTAATTGACTTTCTTATGCTAAAAGGAAATGGACGTTTTACCGATCCAGAAGCTAAGGCTAGGCTTCTTCAAAAAGCAGCTCGTGATTCCTATCGTCTTGATAAGGCATTATATGAACCGCTCAACGCAGCAATTGCTGCATCTTTCAACTGCATCAAAGCTCTTGAAACTGAGATTAAAGCAGTTGATAAAGCAATTGTAAAAGCAGTTGGTGGTCTTGCCAGCAATGGATATAAGTGTTTGCTTTCAATCAAAGGTTTTGGTCCTGTCATTTCTGCCGGACTTATCGCTGAAATAGGTTTTATTAGCCGTTTTAGCTCGGAGGAAAAACTAGCAAAGTATTCAGGTCTTACCTGGCGTAAAAAGCAGTCAGGATCCTTTACAAGCGATATTACTTATATGACCAAGAGCGGTAATCAGTATCTTAGATACTACCTTGGCGAGGCTGTCATGAGCCTTCTTAAAAACAATAACAGCGACTATACGGCATTCTATCGAAAGAAATATGATGAAGCCATTCGCTTCAAGCACAAAAGAGCACTCGCACTGACTTCAAGAAAACTAGTCAGGTTGATTTTCGCCCTGCTACGCGACAACCGACTTTACACTAACGAAAAGGAGATGACGAAAGCCATTTAAAAACCAAATATACAGAACGTATGTTTCTATGTTTGAGCTTTAAAACATAGGTTTATTTGGTGTACCCTTTTTTAAAAAGATCATAAGAAAAAAATTAAATTATTTTCCAAATTTATATTGACATATTACCAGGTGTCTTTCAATTAGTTTTTTCATTAGCAATTAACAACTCGCACCATTTCGTTTATTAATTACTAATGCTTGACTATTATACTTGCAATTTATGTGCCATCATAGAATAGTTGAATATTAATAGCTTTTATTTGTTTATGTCTATATATAAGCATTGCAAGTCCACAACGTTAATGCAAACTAGCCACAAAGCAAACGTCTTATATCACACTGAATAAAGTCTTAAATGCAGGATTTCTATTTTGCAACACTTTTGTAGGATATTGCATATGTTCAACAAATTATCCTTATCTAAATCACCTTTTACATTTAAGCCACACCCATTTAATACAATATTTATTATGCTAGCGTACTTCAGGAAGTATTAAAATCGTGTTGGATTCTTCTTATGACCAACATAAAACTAAGACAATAATGGGACGCCTGAGCCTGAGCAGCTGAATTTAAATAAAGATGGCCTAAGTATCACACAATGATTACTCTAGACCCTTAAAAGACTTGGAGAAGACATACGAAATAGATATGTTACAGTATTATGGTGGGTTATTG from Desulfitibacter alkalitolerans DSM 16504 includes these protein-coding regions:
- a CDS encoding isochorismatase family protein, which produces MTKMVPDPKFKDTGGKYGFDLEMLEQAFKEAKRIYKERGFQKRMGYGKAPAITTVDMAKAWMSEGHPFTCDKSEEICANALKVLEAGRKSGVPIFHSTTGYTGEKQWDLPKWDEKIPMHALDINSHWLEIDPKIKPQPEEPLIYKKYASNFFGTHLAMTLVNLGVDTVIVMGATASACVRHTVMDSTGYGFKTIVPEGTIGDRVPGVVEWNLFDMDAKFADVEPLENVIKYLEGIDKSVYKKNNK
- a CDS encoding IS110 family transposase, which gives rise to MKKHMLSTLFVGVDVSLRSQHAVMLDFFGEQLASFPFPNNASGASLIISEIIKHASSIDATHVVVAMESTSFYSFHLCNYLFQAPELAALHTKVYCLNPKVTRAYQNTFVDVDKDDPHDAYGIADFARTGKITSKPFQGSQFVALQRLTRARLHLVENLSREKSYVLTNMFIKFSELAAISIKDSDCPFSNKFGATSMAVLEEMSPEQIAYAPLEELIDFLMLKGNGRFTDPEAKARLLQKAARDSYRLDKALYEPLNAAIAASFNCIKALETEIKAVDKAIVKAVGGLASNGYKCLLSIKGFGPVISAGLIAEIGFISRFSSEEKLAKYSGLTWRKKQSGSFTSDITYMTKSGNQYLRYYLGEAVMSLLKNNNSDYTAFYRKKYDEAIRFKHKRALALTSRKLVRLIFALLRDNRLYTNEKEMTKAI